In Accipiter gentilis chromosome 17, bAccGen1.1, whole genome shotgun sequence, one DNA window encodes the following:
- the C17H1orf216 gene encoding UPF0500 protein C1orf216 homolog: protein MFAVCAPDAPFRQGRGGLVLGTAIPGSGHGQDSNSNFVGEVCDSNENWSRPAPGTPPEEGSSRSENTTNPSDNLLLLMQRQMVQGRLRDAVPSPGAARPPLPEPGVRSPPEGAEVGGAGGQNAAAEEPAGGCGKPPSSPAEDNGYASSSLSIDSPDSTCGSSWDPPAAAAPLPGSPPQAGAAEPEPGTLFPALAEAVQHLQDKERFKEREKEKHHIQLVMYRRLALLRWIHGLQQKVVDQQNRLQESFDTILDNRKELIRCMQRGPACPAGAAAPSP, encoded by the coding sequence ATGTTTGCCGTCTGCGCGCCGGACGCCCCGttccggcagggccgggggggcCTGGTGCTGGGCACGGCCATCCCGGGGTCCGGGCACGGGCAGGACTCCAACTCCAACTTCGTGGGAGAGGTGTGTGACAGCAACGAGAACTGGAGCCGGCCAGCGCCGGGGACCCCGCCGGAGGAGGGCTCCAGCCGGAGCGAAAACACCACAAATCCGTCCGATAATCTGCTGTTATTAATGCAGAGACAGATGGTCCAGGGCCGGCTTAGGGACGCCGTCCCGAGCCCGGGCGCCGCGCGGCCGCCTCTCCCCGAGCCGGGGGTACGCAGCCCCCCCGAGGGAGCGGAGgtcggcggggcggggggccaAAACGCCGCCGCCGAGGAGCCGGCTGGGGGATGCGGCAAGCCCCCGAGCTCCCCCGCGGAGGACAACGGCTACgccagcagctccctcagcatcGACAGCCCCGACAGCACCTGCGGGAGCTCCTGGGAccctcccgccgccgctgcccccctccccgggagccCACCCCAGGCGGGGGCGGCCGAGCCCGAGCCGGGCACCCTCTTCCCGGCACTGGCGGAGGCCGTGCAGCACCTCCAGGACAAGGAGCGCTTCAAGGAGCGGGAGAAGGAGAAGCACCACATCCAGCTGGTGATGTACCGGCGCCTGGCCCTGCTGCGCTGGATCCACGGCCTCCAGCAGAAAGTGGTGGACCAGCAGAACCGGCTGCAGGAGAGTTTCGACACCATCCTGGACAACCGCAAGGAGCTCATCCGCTGCATGCAGCGCGGCCCGGCGTGccccgccggcgcggccgcccccagcccctga